One window from the genome of Hydractinia symbiolongicarpus strain clone_291-10 chromosome 1, HSymV2.1, whole genome shotgun sequence encodes:
- the LOC130635853 gene encoding uncharacterized protein LOC130635853: MSCVFLVLMLANQYVFSEASTCESRYKCKESKTSAAFAYISMNKLNNTKLNGTVLSTHYVENTTRCNKLCAMHDGCFSTNVGPNNASTFACELLGEDRRTNADLVVNATGWSLFTTASRCDDKPCKPNIEKCFPHYRNDSYKCVLSDPYYLPLMNFTFDESFECSGCEANYRDQTASKRINVPDRTTRVLYLPQTFDEGDGGVLSAEGCLKNLSSAFPGNCDSDGLVFSFWYRTFMRFFGNEGIYILQSFGDGYAITLNNRNVETKTGEWKFVYRTENYNYILEGYHGSDASEWVHVLLKFDIANDLFSVFINGVHAGDGEKHSRTSRTITYTQLKMAWKYHSGEKFCAMFDDVVYYNRLLSNEEIHNLYEEQLKH; this comes from the exons ATGTCTTGTGTTTTCTTGGTTTTGATGCTGGCAAACCA atATGTTTTTAGTGAAGCATCAACTTGCGAATCAAGATACAAATGTAAAGAGTCAAAAACATCCGCTGCATTTGCTTACATCAGCATGAATAAACTCAACAATACAAAGTTGAATGGAACCGTACTATCAACACATTATGTTGAAAATACAACCAGATGTAATAAACTGTGCGCAATGCATGATGGGTGTTTTTCAACCAATGTTGGCCCAAACAATGCTTCAACATTTGCATGTGAGTTACTTGGTGAAGACAGACGCACGAATGCTGACTTAGTTGTCAATGCAACTGGATGGTCGCTTTTCACGACAGCG AGTAGATGTGACGACAAGCCATGTAAACCAAACATTGAAAAGTGTTTTCCACATTATCGAAATGATTCTTACAAATGTGTACTTTCAGATC CATATTACCTCCCGTTAATGAATTTCACATTTGATGAAAGTTTTGAATGCTCTGGTTGTGAAGCAAACTATCGGGATCAGACAGCGTCTAAGCGAATAAACGTCCCCGATCGAACCACAAGGGTATTGTACCTCCCTCAAACTTTTGATGAAGGAGATGGAGGTGTCTTATCTGCAGAAGGATGCCTAAA GAACCTTTCATCAGCATTTCCTGGAAATTGTGACAGCGATGGTTTGGTATTTTCATTCTGGTACAGAACGTTTATGCGCTTCTTTGGAAATGAGGGTATCTATATCTTACAATCATTTGGCGATGGTTATGCAATCACTTTAAACAATCGAAATGTTGAAACCAAAACTGGCGAATGGAAGTTTGTTTATCGAACAGAAAACTATAATTATATTCTTGAAGGCTATCACGGTTCGGATGCATCTGAGTGGGTTCATGTACTTCTCAAGTTTGACATTGCTAATGATTTGTTTTCTGTGTTTATTAATGGTGTCCATGCAGGTGATGGAGAAAAGCATTCAAGGACATCAC GTACTATCACATACACTCAGCTCAAGATGGCTTGGAAATACCACAGTGGGGAAAAATTTTGCGCTATGTTTGATGATGTGGTTTATTACAATCGTTTACtctcaaatgaagaaattcatAATCTATACGAA GAGCAATTAAAACATTAA